The Denticeps clupeoides chromosome 4, fDenClu1.1, whole genome shotgun sequence genome segment TTTGTGACGATATCTACAATTTTCATGATTTTGATAAGTACACTGTCAAGTGAGTATCACTTGTATTGAAAACCCCCTTTTTAAACAGTGATTTAAGAAACAATAGGAGGCAGCAAAAtgatttaaaacagaaacagagagaaacgTGTGTGAAactctgaatgtaaaaaaaaaaaaaaaaaaaaaaaaaaaacataaatacaaattcCACCATTTTATTCCCCCAACCAtgcacattaaatacaaaaagaaataaaaaaaaaaccccaccctggcccagaaataaaaatgagtgTGGTGATGGCAGCACTCTTCAGAAGAAAGCAGGGTTGGTGTGCTCGATGACGCAGCGCTTGCAGTGGCGCTTGACGAAGTGCAGTGACTCCAGCGACACCTCGCAGTCCTGCACGTTGAGCAGCTGCAGGTCGAAGCAGTTGGCGGCCACCACCTGCAGGCCACGCCCCGAGATGCTCTCGCAGGACTTGAGGCTGAGCCGCTTCAGGTTGAAGCAGTTAAGCGCCAGCAGCTCCAGGCCAGCGTCCGACACCAGCGGGCACTTGCCGATGTCCAGCGACTTGAGCTTGGGGCAGCACTTGGCCAGGTGCTCCAGGCCGTGGTCCGTCAGCCCCTCGCAGCCGCGGGCGTTCAGGTAGCGCAGGCGCGAACAGTACTTGGCCACGTAGCGCACGCCCACGTCGGTGACGCGGCCGCAGTGCGCGATGCTCAGGTAGCGTAGGCAGCCCTCCAGCTTGGCGATCTCCCGCAGGCCGAAGTCGCTGATGAAGCGGCAGTCGCTGACGCTCAGCTCGCGGATGGCGGGGCAGTAGAGCACCAGGCAGCGCAGGCCCTCGTCCGTCAGCCGCACGCAGCGCCGCAGGTACAGGTGCATCAGCATGGGGCAGTGGGCCGCGATGGTGTGCAGGCCCTCGTCCTCCAGGGCGAAGCAGTCCGTCATGTCCAGGTAGCGGATGGAGATCTGCTGGCCGTGCATGGGTGCGAGCTTCAGAGAAGCCTCCCGGGTTAGACTGATGCACGTCACCTTTGAGCAGCCTGGGGCAACGTGAGAGAAACAACATGGCCTGTCACCTGCTAAATAACTATTATGAAATACGTCAGtgttttcaagattcaagagagcgTTACTGGCAATGCAACCTCATTCCAGTACACCGAGCATCAAAAAACGTTTCGCCCAGGCCCGATAGTACACAATGCATATAGTAAACCAAAGTAAACCTATATCTACATTACTACgataaatgacaaaatgacaacacAAAAGCTTTGGTGTTATATAAAACAGAGTACGGGGCATGATCGACAATATCAGAGAAACTATAAACAACTGActtcctgtcaatacgtcacgCATCCATTTCCTGCCTACACTCTCCCTTCCCTCACTTATTTCAAGCATTCTAATGGGCAAActagtagaggtgtgaaccttcactggtctcacgattcgattcgattacgattagcagtgcctcgatatcgatgcatcgcgatgcatcccagccATTCTGGTCACATGATGGTTCCAAATACCAGAGTTACGGTCtcgtacgcctgtgtggacgccctgatttgctccagagcagaaaaacttgttacgtcaccttgtaacagttataTGTACTGGtcgttctcctttaaatgcgcacggcactatgttgtgggcggagttaatcgtctgccccggtcctgatgcagatcgacatctccaccaagcagaggaaccgaggtccttgtattatttcaatttgtattacataaaagcagtaatatttggtacgtgtaatgtccaaattggtcacgtgaaaatacgtgcagcgtaaaactccctgagtggcgctgttcccagatcaggctgaaattgaattccacgtcaacatgatattattgattacgttctgcactgcatcgatgcaatatcgcccacgtctgcatcgcgatgcatcgattatacgaatcatttcaacacccctacaaactagtgaatgtgacatgaGCAGAGTACCAGGAAGTGCCAGAAGAACAAGGCCCAGAGTATTTCAGGCTGGACCCATCCACAATGCTCTATGATAAGTGACGGGCCCAAACTGGCTGGCATGCATAAAGCCCTCAACCACATAGAGACATGGATGGAATGCACCGGGTGGAAAAGCACAACACATAGAAACGCTAAACACAGTTTAAACGCACAATGGCTGGACCGCACTCGGCCTTGGCTGCAGTACCCGAACCCTGGCCAGCTGACTCTCACGTAACCGGCATCTCTTGCAGCACCTTGTGCGGCAAGAAGTGAGCAACTGTTTTGTTCATGTGAAGAACGTTAATAGCCAAAGGGTTGGCAGTGGACGGGCTAGTGATACGATCTGCGATTCGCTTTGGAGGTGGCTCTCAGCTCCGACTAAATACGTTTACAAGGCTGGCCTGTGTTTTTAACTCCCACTCCGGGGAGGGATAACTCCGGGTTAAACTTGGTGCAGATTTAGCAGGATGTAGCGCGTCCTTCTGCACCAGCCTGTCTGCTACTTTTCTTCTCCTGGAGACGTGGAGGTGAACCTGTGCCAGAGGACGGCAATTCCAGCTTTCATACATGTTTAGAGAATGTTTCAACTGCAGCTACTGGGGACTTATAACTTCAAACagtcctttttaaaatgaaagtagaAAAATCTGTAACAATCCTATAAAAGGTAAGAGGAGACGTGGTTTTAAAGTTCCTGGAAGTCATCGCAGTTCCTCCCAGTTTCCAGCGAGTGGGGGAGGGTGGCTCTCCTGTCGTCTGAGGAGACAGTGGAAAATGTAAAGCGAGAATCGAACAGCAGAGGGAACCTGGACGGCACCAAGCCTTCTCACGGGAAGAACAACAATGACtccagacaggaagtgaggcACAGGAAATCGGAAATAAAATACCAGGAAAGGGACTAAGTTGGGGAGGGAGGAGATGGTGGAGGAAGATTCTGATTCTATGGCATTCCTCCCCAACACCATATTCCTCCTTCATGGGCTGTGTGGAGTTCACATCATGATGAGCTGTACTGTGGACACATAAGGAGCTGAGCTGGTGctcaagggaaaaaaaattctgactgTAATCATTTATGGAATGAATCACGGAAGATCTCAGCCCACAAGAATGAATCAGACAAACAGAACAAGGCTGCTATTTTCTTGCTTGTTTCTGCATTCTTGTCATCTTACAAATAAGTTTGACTAAAATAGAACATTATGAAGACATCACATCCTTATTGTTTAAACAGTTAGAAGCAAAAACTCTGCgtgtctgtttgtttttagaGATTCCTGGCTTTATTGGGATGAAAAGGCTTGTATGTTTCCTCTCGATTCTGTCCCGGATATGAGGCACGCTGAAAGGCCGCCAGGTCTATTAATATATTTCCCTGCTGGGGGACGAAAGGGGGGATATTAAGAAATGATCTACGATGCAAATCCCAGTACTGTCATCCATGGTATACAGAGTGTGAGGAGACACACACCTCCTGTTGTCTACATGCCATCATTCTGTGTTTCCGACAGCAGGAAGCATCTCGGGGTACAGTCGCTCATTCAGACAAAATTGCTCTCCTTATTCAAGAAGCTAGTTCTGCAACCTGTAGCTGAGCACCCAGGAATCACCAGTTCTTGGAAGCTAAAAGACCGAGCCGAACAACATAGAAACATGTTATTTTTGCCATAACCAATCACAGCTTTGCAGAATAAAGCAACCATTATTATTAACTTAATATCGATATGTTATTCAAATTGATTGACACAATGTACTAACTTGCCTAACACATTATTAACACATTGGTAATTGGTTGGCTTAATTCAACATGTTTCAAAAATAATATTGGAGcaatttttggttgtttttccacattttttacattgcaaCAGCATAGTGAACATTTTAACATACCAATTTATTTATAGCATATCAGCAGCTAGTTGGTATATATTGTTGGCCCTTTCATGTTTCAGATAATACTGACATTACTACCATTACTACCATGGGATgatagtagcctactgggtaaaacaatcgcctatgaaccagaaaacccaggttcaaatcccactgactaccattatgcccctgagcaagacacttaaccctaagttgctcaaagggggactgtccctgtaactactgattgtaagtccctctggataagggcatctgattattgctgtaaatgtaaatgttgcacaTATGGCTCAGTCCTGCTAAAACACTGGCTTTAATGTTTACAGTAAAGGAGATGGAAGAACATGTCACAAAAACTAACACCACCTTGAGTGTCTATTCTTATGTCAGCTTATTTCACGAAGTTATAGAAAGGATTTATAAAAAGCCTGTTAAAATCTTCTAGAAATCTTCTTTGAACCccttaaatgaataaaagtttgTGAACCTCATACCGGCTACAGAGATTCAGTCATTTGAGTTACACATGACACTCAATATCCAATATCATGTTTTCAGAATCCAAATCCTGAGACTCAAACACGTGGAGGTGGAAAGCGAAGATGGTTGTTGGTTTCACAGATGACTGAGACTCACTTTAATCTGTACTATAAATTAGTTCTAATCTGCTAAAGGGTACTAAGACCTGAAGCCAGCTCTGATTGGCAAGAGAGGGGTTTACCGGAGACGTCCAGATATTCCAGGTTGGGGCAGCGTGACACGACCTCAAAAACGGCCTCGTTGGAAACGTTGTAGCAGCCTGCCAACTCCAGCCTCCGGAGCTCCGGGCAGCACTGGGCCACCGTGTAGAGACCGCGATCAGTAAGCCTTCGGCAGCCATTGGTTACCACCGTCTCCAGCGTCAGGCAGACATTGGGAGTGTCCTGGCACAGGCGTCGGGTGAGGACCCGCAAGGCCCGGTCAACATGGAGCACGTCGCCCGTCAGACGTATGGTCCTCCAGAGCCGTGGGTCCCACACCAAGTTGTACCACCGGCGGCAGACCCGGGCACAGCGGCACAGCTGGTTAGTAGGCAGGTGGGTGAAGATCTGCAGGAAGTTGTGGTCTGGGAGGATGTCGATGGGAGCCCCCTGTTGGTCCCGAGGGTGACGCGGCAACCTGTGCGGGTGTGTAAAGCCAGCAGGTGGGGCGTGCACCATGGCAATGGTCTCcgcggtgaaggaggaggaggaggtggaggagccaTTGAGAAGGTTGTTGGGGGACAGAGGAGATGAGCGTGGGGGTAAGATCAGAGCCGGACTGGGAGTGCTCAGTGTCCGCATGCTCAGGTCCGAATCTACCAAAGACAAAAAATTCAGAGATGAACAACTTCTGTAGCATACTTCCCATATTCAGTACTTCAATacatatcataaaaaaattaaacaattcaGAAAGTAGACCAAGAGAGCTATTaattttctggattttatttGCACATTCCTTAATATGTTGTCTATACCAGAGACATGAAGATATTGAGATAAAACTGCatataatatttttacttttatgctgtGTGTAAAAGAactaggctagtgtgttgcttgtgaaatgtaatttaagcAAAGAAAATCCTTGTGAATTTTCACGAAGATTGCATGTGTGCGAAGGGGGGCACcttaactctacacaacttgcTTATCAACTtgaagtcaacatatgcaaatcacaaaatattgcaaacaacagtttactcaccccaagaggAGTCAAATTTTGAAACGctactctaattgaacaaactgatgaACAGTTCTGGTGAGGGTGGCCAGGAGGGGTGGCGGGCATGTATGCATATACGGAATTTGTATTGCATAATTTGAGCAACAAAAACtgttacaagatcacaatatTACTACatggacaaaaataaaatacacttaaattattatgtattttccaaagccacagggagccgCAGTGTAAATATGACCAGATCTGTGAGTTTCTGACACCTGGTCTATACCACTGTCTTGAGCTTTTATGGATAACCTATTTGTTATTAATTACTATATTATACGGGAAACCAGTCAGTATATTAGATTTAATATTTCCTAATGTtgcaataaaacattgaaatagCAGCCTAGGGTGCATTTGTTTTCCAACGGAAGGCCCAGACTTCAGGATTGTAGTGTTTATGCAGATTTTGACACGTGAACAAGGTTTCATTTGTTGTAGTGGCTTTTACACAGCTGAGATTGTGTCATGAGTTCCTAGAACTGAATTAAAGTTGAAGTGTGTGAAATCTGGGGACAAAGCAGCATGAGGTGGGAAAATGTAGTCATggcacacacactgtctggacAAGACCTGCTACTTTTGCTGTAGTCAAAATAAATTTTCCCATGAGGAATTCCTTCCTGTCACCCAAATGTTTTGTCTACAGCCACGATTTAAAAAGCACCTATCAGTTTAATAaaacactgtctgtgtgtgaggtccTGGATCCAGAAGTGGAAAAGTGTGACTCTGTGCCAGTCACGAGCACCAGTTGTCCcacaaaaaatacacactttCCAGTCCAGTGACACCCACAgctctgtatttttttgtgtccccTATATGGAAACCATACTGCCATCAAAATCCACACAATCAGCAATTTGTACATCTATGTGTAGATTTCCACAGGGTAAGTTAGGTATtcaatattacattaaataagATTTAAAGCTATTTGAAACACTTTGTACTTATTTTTGTACTTATTACTtttcataaacataaaaatgaatctATTTCAATTTGGGAAGTACTAATCAGCGCTGTGGAGAAGGAAGTGGCTATAGCCTAGCCTGAGGAAGTCCTGACGATAAGCTTTAATTAGCACCAACCCCTTAAAACACTGCCCCATGGCATAGTGCACATCCCTGACAGGGCAATTAGACCATGTTCCCACTGTTCACAACACCTGACTCTCGGGATTAAGACTCCTTAAGCAGCTCAGCGCAGAAGCATATCTATTAAACTCCATTAAACCTGTCAGTCTGTCTCAGAAATCACACACAGATAAATGTCTGGTTTAGGCTGCTCTGGACATTGGAAGCAATTACATTTCCTTCTTAAACCCGCTGCTGTTACTGTAATCACTGAGGGCCGGCGGCACCACGAAGGGTCAAGAAAGCTTAAGCAGACAGCAGCCTTTCCCAAAGCTTGCATGGTGCTGGGGGGAGTCCGAGGGGTTTCCAACAAAGTGCCAGGTTGCTGAGCAGCCGAGGATTTGCTGTGATTTGCCAAATCCTCccgacattttttttacacccatTTATGAAAAATCCTCTGTTAGCACAGTACCCATCCCGTTTGTCCCCCCTCCCCCAGGTAAAACGTCTCCGTGGATCCCCCTCATTCCAGTTAGTGTAGTTTAGGTTTTAACATGCACAAGGGAAGCTGAAACGGGCTCCCATTCCCAGCCGGCAAGGGGTTAATTTCCGTCTTTTTAACCCTAAACCCTTTCCCAGATGCACAGGCACGGGACGCTGGCTGAGCTGAAATAAAGAGGCCTGGAAAGTCAGCGCATTGTGGAAATTCATTTTCAACCACCTGCTGATGCCTCCATGCCAGACCGCGAGCAGCGCAATCCTTTAATATTCCTCCTCTCACCACTCTCCACACTGTTACTTTTCAGAAGAACGAAATCCCACCCCCGTGGACCGCAGTTGTCTTGTAGCGTCAGCTCACGCTGGTGCATCTCAAACCATCTGAATGCACAGATGCTCCTACCAACACAGTTTAAAACACAGTTTAAAGGCAGTTCACGTGTCAGTGCAAATATGATGAGGTAGAAGCAGAGCAGGTGTGGGAGGAAAACAGGTAGTGGGTGTCATTACTGAACAGGGTTCGATCGTCGTGATCAGAAAACTGTACAGCATTCATGAcaagtgaactttttttaatattaagcAATAAAAGCAAGCAACCTTTACAAatgattcagttttttttacagatgttcTGTTATGCAGCCTTTTCGTGTTTGTCAGatgacatttaaacatttgGCCGCTAATTTATTAGCGTCTTGGTTGAATTTGCCCTTGTTTTACAGCCTCAGATTTGGACGTAGAAAACGGATTTTCACGAGGGCACTtagtcaaaaaaagaaaaagaagagggggAAACTTTGAAACCACAAATGATTCTCAGACACCGTAATTATCTAAATTATCTAAAGCGTTATTCAACGGTAATATCTGATACTTTTTGAGATTAACCTTTTTCCACACCAGATGGCATTTTATTATAGTGCAAATGAGGTGAAATGTGTGGCTTTCAGAGAAGACCTCGCCtgttccaaaaaaaatgttcacacttCTAGAGAGCCCATGGCCTCCACACTGAAGTGTGAATAAAGTAAAGCCCCTGGTGTTCAGAGCGTCTAAACCAGCTTCACAGGCAGCACACACACCGCTAAGCTTATGACTCCCTTTTGTGCAGCCTGTACGTTGGATTGGTATTCCAGACTGACGCACCAGGATTAAGGACACACACAATGTCTTGAGGAAATGCCCTAAATCATTTAAGCCATGAAAGGACAACACTGACCGAtgcaccaattttttttcctgttctgatCCTCTATAAATAAAACGGATCTCAAGGTACTTTTACATCGTATGTTCTGTTATAGCTACAAAACGGGATTAGGTTCACACTGTTTGACTACCAAAGCCAATACATGAACAGGCCACTGAGATTTGAACATGGCAACAACAATAACGCTACACGTCTAATCGGTTCCCCACAACTGACGGAAAGCTCGGCTCAGCGAATTAACAAAGTGCAGAGCGGATAAGTAACACGGCAGTGACAAAAGCTCAGTTCCTGCCAAGAAGCGCATGATGTTGACCTGGTTCTTTACATCCGCCACCATCCACAcgttttctctttctttaacCAAGAAATACATTATGGGAAGATGAGTGTCACAACATCGATATTCATCACAATGTTCTAAGATCcacatatataaaacaataaaatatcacAGGTGGGTTTGAGGTTTTCTTGGTTGTGACCAATAAACTGGATTTCCCCAAGCACCTCCTCAGCGACACTCATTTATTGCGGGTTTCTTCCACCTGTTGCTTCTCTTCTTTCCTCTTCATTCTGGTTGCACATGGGAAGTTGCCCTCTATCCTGAATTCATCTTCCCAGACTCTTATTAAAAGAGCCTTATACGTGAACCTGCATCCCGAATTCTTCATTTAGTATTATGCCCTGTTAGTGTTCTTTTTATTCCCATAATTAAACAGCACAGGCTGCACAGTCTCCAAAATCCTTCCAATTCTGTGTACACACGTGTGTTTTGATAAATTGCCttcttaattcattttttttccccaaattatCAACAGATTGAAAAAATGAATAAGAGAAGGatatctttttaaactttgtatTAT includes the following:
- the fbxl7 gene encoding F-box/LRR-repeat protein 7 isoform X1, which encodes MGANNGKQSGSEGKGSSSISSDLSSSTDQTSTKAPKNAATSEDSDLSMRTLSTPSPALILPPRSSPLSPNNLLNGSSTSSSSFTAETIAMVHAPPAGFTHPHRLPRHPRDQQGAPIDILPDHNFLQIFTHLPTNQLCRCARVCRRWYNLVWDPRLWRTIRLTGDVLHVDRALRVLTRRLCQDTPNVCLTLETVVTNGCRRLTDRGLYTVAQCCPELRRLELAGCYNVSNEAVFEVVSRCPNLEYLDVSGCSKVTCISLTREASLKLAPMHGQQISIRYLDMTDCFALEDEGLHTIAAHCPMLMHLYLRRCVRLTDEGLRCLVLYCPAIRELSVSDCRFISDFGLREIAKLEGCLRYLSIAHCGRVTDVGVRYVAKYCSRLRYLNARGCEGLTDHGLEHLAKCCPKLKSLDIGKCPLVSDAGLELLALNCFNLKRLSLKSCESISGRGLQVVAANCFDLQLLNVQDCEVSLESLHFVKRHCKRCVIEHTNPAFF
- the fbxl7 gene encoding F-box/LRR-repeat protein 7 isoform X2, coding for MGANNGKQSGSEDSDLSMRTLSTPSPALILPPRSSPLSPNNLLNGSSTSSSSFTAETIAMVHAPPAGFTHPHRLPRHPRDQQGAPIDILPDHNFLQIFTHLPTNQLCRCARVCRRWYNLVWDPRLWRTIRLTGDVLHVDRALRVLTRRLCQDTPNVCLTLETVVTNGCRRLTDRGLYTVAQCCPELRRLELAGCYNVSNEAVFEVVSRCPNLEYLDVSGCSKVTCISLTREASLKLAPMHGQQISIRYLDMTDCFALEDEGLHTIAAHCPMLMHLYLRRCVRLTDEGLRCLVLYCPAIRELSVSDCRFISDFGLREIAKLEGCLRYLSIAHCGRVTDVGVRYVAKYCSRLRYLNARGCEGLTDHGLEHLAKCCPKLKSLDIGKCPLVSDAGLELLALNCFNLKRLSLKSCESISGRGLQVVAANCFDLQLLNVQDCEVSLESLHFVKRHCKRCVIEHTNPAFF